The genomic region GCGCAGGCTTAAGAAGAGTCGAGTACAGTTGTAACAATTTTTCGGTGGAAGAATGCCAATTAAAATTTCTAACCCGCTCCAAACCCCTTTGAGTATACATCCATCTAAGCTTCTCGTCTTTATATAATTTCAAAATGGCATCCGCAATATTTTCAGGTGAAGCAGGATTAGCCAATAGTGCACTTCCTCCGGCAATTTCCGGCATTGCCGAACAATCAGAAGTAATCACTGGAGTACCGCAAGCCATCGCTTCAAGCAGAGGTATCCCGAAACTTTCACGTAAGGAGGGATAGAGATAAATTAAAGCTCTGTTGTACAAATCCGGCATTTCAGAATTATGGACGTAGTTGGTCAGATGAATTTCCGACTTCAAACCACTCAGTTGATGATTTTTCAGAAGTTGATTTAGAACACCTGATGATAAATCTGTGATAACTAGTTTAATTTTACTATCACTCTTTCTTTTGAAAATGTCAAAAGCCTTCAGTACATTGATGGTGTTTTTTTTTGGGTCCGTATTACCGTGAAATAGAATATAGGGTTCACGGGGAAGTTTGTAGTGAAGCGCGGATGTTAATGTTTGCGCTATTGGTTTCAACATGAAATGCGAAGAAACAGCATTATAAATGCAACAGACCTTTCCAATTAATTCAGGGGAGAAGTTTTCAATTGTTCGTTGTTCAGAAGCGGAAACAGTAACCAGCATTTCCGCCTTTTTGATGACTATGGGTACAACTTGTCTTCTATACCATTTCCCAATCTTTTGATAGATGGATCCGCCAAAGGAACATTCATTATTCTCCAGATAAATAATATCATGTAGTGTGATTAATCTTTTACAGGATAGAAATAGGGGAGAAGTGTTTCCCGTAGAGTGTAAAAGATCGAGTTGATAGGCGAAGGAAAGTATTGGTAAAATTACCTGCTCCATAAAGGGACTTGGCAGACGAGGTAATCTGATAATCTTAAAATTTTCACTTTCCTGAATTAAAAAATGATCCGGACCATGAAAGCAGAATAAATAGTAGGTATTGATTTTATCTAAAGATTGAAGCTTCTTTATTTGTTCGATGGCCACAATATCCATCCCATGTTTATGGTTACGAAAAATCCTGAACGCCTCAATACCTATTCTCATTTTTGTGATTTCACTAGGCTACTGCTCTGATTTCCGGAATTAGAGATTTGTAAAGAATTTCATTGTTTTTAGCATTCCAATAGGCAAGCCTTCCCAAAGTGATGGTAATGTATAGATGTCGAATGTGTTTAAGACTTCAGGAATATCAGTACGGAAGGGATGAAAAGTGACCATGTCGCTAATCCCCATTTGACTTACCATTTCCATGCTTTCTTTTTTCAAATCCCCATCTCCAATGAACAAGAACTGTATATCCCTTGTAGATTTCGACACTTCGGCTATAGCCTTGATCAATGTAAAAGGGTCTTTTTGTACAGTCATCCGGACTAAATAACCCACAACAGTTTTTCCCGGCTGTATTTTTAATTCATCTCTCAGATCCTTTAATTTACGTTGGGGATCGAATTTTTCCAGATTGATTCCATAGTTAATCACACGACTTCTCTTCATGTTGAAACGCTGAAGTCCATCCTGTTGATTGGAACGGGAAACACTGATGGTGACATCTACATTATCTGTCAGAAATTTTTCTGAAAGTTCTCTTACCTGTCGGACATGAAAAGCCTGATCCTGATGAAACGACCAGCCATGTACAGTATATACAATTGGGATTCCCATCGATTTTGCCGGAAAAATAGTGTTACTTAATGATCTCGTTCCGTGAGCATGCAGAATATCTATTTCCTCTTTTCGGATGATGTTTTTAACAGCCTTGTACGTGGTGATATTGAATGGCTTTAATGTTTCAACGACATAAGTCTTGATGTTCAATTTTCGAAGCTCATCTACCATGGGGCCATGTGTGAAGGAAAGGACCACCGGCTCAAACTGGTCTTTGTTGAGATTACGTACCAAATCCAGGACATGCGATTCGCCACCTCCAATTTGTCCTTGTCGGATGGTTTCAAGAATTTTGATTTTATGACTATTCATGAATTAGGGAATTAAATGGTAGTTTTTTCGAATGATGCTGAATGAGGTGTATGTATGAATTTTTTATTCGCTCCTTTTATTTGCAGAAGAGCTCCAAACATGACTAAAATTGTTTTCGGTAAACTGAGGATGGCCTGTATCATACCCATGTTCCAGTAGGAGCGGGGTATGGCAATCGCATAGGCTAAAAAGTACGAGAGCAATAGAACAAACCAGGCGGTAGCACCCGGCAAGAGATTAGTAAAAAGGAGATTCAAACTACCCATAATAGCCAGCACACCAATTAAAATAACTTTTGGAACGAGTGCATAATGCATTACTTTATTGGCATAATCAAATCGACCAATGAGTAGATTTAATAATCCCTTTAGCCAATATTTCTTCAAGTAGACGAATTGTGCTGCTACCCATCTGGTGCGTTGATTGGCAAACACCTCCGATTTCTGGACCTTTTCATCCAAAACATAAGCATCATCCAGATAAATGATTTTATGATTATCGGCAATCAAAGTCATTTCAAGTTCTTTGTCAAATCCGCCAACGGCCTCAATTTCTGACATCACTTGCTTGAGGTAGAGAAAGGAAAATGCCATGCCACTTCCAATTACGGAGGAGGATAGTCCTACGGCCACCTGCCCTTTGCGCATAATGTGATTATTGGCTTCTTCACTGATTGCATCCAGTATGGCATATTGGGTATTTTTATTTTTTGCCGTCCGATGCCCCTGAATGGCATAGCAACCTGAAACAGCAGCATTGTTGATCTTTTCCAGAAAACCCTGCGACATGATGTTGTCTGCATCGAGGATAACAGCAAAATCATACGACTTGGTTATTCTTCTAAATGCCTCATTTAATGCTTTTGCTTTAGTGCTTACTTCAAAAGCAACTTCAAGTAATTGAATGGGAAGTTTTTTTAAGTCATTGATGGTGTCCTCCTGAAGAGAATCCGCTATAACATAAACATCGTAAAAATGAGAAGGGTAATTTTGAAGTAAGGCTTGCCTGGCAGAATTTACAATAACGGCATCTTCTTTATAGGAGGGTATTAGGACTGCTATTTTCTTGAACTTATCATTATTTGAAAATGTTTTGCGCTTATAAAAATGACCGGCTACGGAGAAGAAAAATGTATAAGCCACTGTGATGAAACATAAGGCAAATAGTAGTAAGGAGATGAAGTGAAGTACAGCCATTTGATTTTATATTAAGGATTCATTTCGGTGTATATCTTTTGCATGTAAATTCCAAAGTATGCCTTTCCAAAAAGCCTTTAGCATATCGGTTTTACCTTTGATTACATACTGTAGCGTGTTCTTTGGTATAGATACAATCATAAAAAATAAAATGCTTACAAAAAGCTGAATACCTTTCACATTTCTTCGCTGAAAGAGCAGGC from Bacteroidota bacterium harbors:
- a CDS encoding glycosyltransferase family 4 protein yields the protein MRIGIEAFRIFRNHKHGMDIVAIEQIKKLQSLDKINTYYLFCFHGPDHFLIQESENFKIIRLPRLPSPFMEQVILPILSFAYQLDLLHSTGNTSPLFLSCKRLITLHDIIYLENNECSFGGSIYQKIGKWYRRQVVPIVIKKAEMLVTVSASEQRTIENFSPELIGKVCCIYNAVSSHFMLKPIAQTLTSALHYKLPREPYILFHGNTDPKKNTINVLKAFDIFKRKSDSKIKLVITDLSSGVLNQLLKNHQLSGLKSEIHLTNYVHNSEMPDLYNRALIYLYPSLRESFGIPLLEAMACGTPVITSDCSAMPEIAGGSALLANPASPENIADAILKLYKDEKLRWMYTQRGLERVRNFNWHSSTEKLLQLYSTLLKPALSKTPNLSKSEGQPAFTS
- a CDS encoding glycosyltransferase, with amino-acid sequence MAVLHFISLLLFALCFITVAYTFFFSVAGHFYKRKTFSNNDKFKKIAVLIPSYKEDAVIVNSARQALLQNYPSHFYDVYVIADSLQEDTINDLKKLPIQLLEVAFEVSTKAKALNEAFRRITKSYDFAVILDADNIMSQGFLEKINNAAVSGCYAIQGHRTAKNKNTQYAILDAISEEANNHIMRKGQVAVGLSSSVIGSGMAFSFLYLKQVMSEIEAVGGFDKELEMTLIADNHKIIYLDDAYVLDEKVQKSEVFANQRTRWVAAQFVYLKKYWLKGLLNLLIGRFDYANKVMHYALVPKVILIGVLAIMGSLNLLFTNLLPGATAWFVLLLSYFLAYAIAIPRSYWNMGMIQAILSLPKTILVMFGALLQIKGANKKFIHTPHSASFEKTTI
- a CDS encoding glycosyltransferase; this translates as MNSHKIKILETIRQGQIGGGESHVLDLVRNLNKDQFEPVVLSFTHGPMVDELRKLNIKTYVVETLKPFNITTYKAVKNIIRKEEIDILHAHGTRSLSNTIFPAKSMGIPIVYTVHGWSFHQDQAFHVRQVRELSEKFLTDNVDVTISVSRSNQQDGLQRFNMKRSRVINYGINLEKFDPQRKLKDLRDELKIQPGKTVVGYLVRMTVQKDPFTLIKAIAEVSKSTRDIQFLFIGDGDLKKESMEMVSQMGISDMVTFHPFRTDIPEVLNTFDIYTLPSLWEGLPIGMLKTMKFFTNL